One window of Halonatronomonas betaini genomic DNA carries:
- a CDS encoding FMN-binding protein gives MKKLSLITLVAVLTLGLLISSADVMAGSHEGEHDYGEYTDGRYRGSFYDGGEFNVAVQFYLEDNVISDPSFRYLYYDGVDYLGAAYLQSVRELRDQHVEALEYLDGKDVSAIDDLRHPGEIVTETEETVDGFSGATIRSSKIMSAMRDALNRGKYD, from the coding sequence ATGAAGAAGTTATCATTAATCACTTTAGTAGCAGTTCTCACATTAGGTTTACTCATTTCTTCAGCAGATGTTATGGCAGGCAGTCATGAAGGCGAACATGATTATGGCGAGTACACAGATGGCAGATATCGTGGTTCATTCTATGATGGCGGAGAATTTAATGTTGCAGTTCAGTTTTACTTAGAGGATAATGTTATAAGTGATCCATCATTCAGATATTTATATTATGATGGTGTAGATTACTTAGGAGCCGCTTATTTACAGTCTGTTAGAGAGCTAAGAGACCAGCATGTAGAAGCTTTAGAATATCTTGATGGTAAAGATGTTTCTGCTATTGATGATTTAAGACATCCTGGTGAAATTGTTACAGAGACTGAAGAGACTGTTGACGGATTCTCAGGTGCAACAATTAGAAGTTCAAAAATAATGTCAGCCATGAGAGACGCCCTAAATAGAGGAAAATATGATTGA
- a CDS encoding DMT family transporter, whose translation MLYIFMAFVAGWLIVLSMIFNSNLAKRIGIFQSTLINYTVGLFVSGLLAIIMNNRINIGLIEFNSIPWWVYLGGFVGVAIVSASNYIIPKIPVIYTTLLVYVGQLTFGLTLDYWSGLPVSRNRLIGGVLIVLGLLYNFRIDQINTGEAEYDSSI comes from the coding sequence ATGTTATATATTTTTATGGCCTTTGTAGCAGGCTGGTTAATTGTCTTATCAATGATCTTTAATTCAAATCTGGCTAAAAGAATTGGGATCTTTCAGAGTACGCTGATAAATTATACAGTTGGCCTCTTTGTCTCTGGGCTACTTGCTATTATAATGAATAACCGAATAAATATAGGATTAATAGAATTTAATTCTATCCCCTGGTGGGTCTATCTAGGAGGTTTTGTCGGGGTAGCAATTGTCTCTGCCTCTAATTATATTATTCCTAAAATTCCTGTTATTTATACAACTCTCCTGGTTTATGTTGGCCAGCTCACCTTTGGTCTGACCCTGGATTACTGGTCCGGTCTACCTGTTTCCAGAAACCGGTTAATAGGTGGTGTACTAATTGTTCTTGGCCTCCTGTATAATTTCAGGATTGATCAGATTAATACCGGTGAGGCTGAATATGATAGCAGTATTTAG
- a CDS encoding DMT family transporter: protein MFKFGAVLTGGLTAIMVTLNGILAGNLGDFIALIIIHIVGLVTAGAIILIKKKKFVFKKDIPFYYFTGGAIGVFLVLFNNITFNAIGVSLTLALGLLGQSVAAIIIDNFGLIGIKATRFDKRKIVGFGIIFAGIVFMIIGS, encoded by the coding sequence ATGTTTAAATTTGGAGCTGTCCTGACAGGTGGACTGACTGCCATCATGGTAACATTAAATGGAATCCTGGCAGGTAATCTCGGGGATTTTATAGCTTTAATAATAATTCATATTGTCGGTCTGGTTACTGCCGGGGCGATTATTTTAATTAAAAAGAAGAAGTTTGTCTTTAAAAAAGATATTCCGTTTTATTATTTTACAGGAGGAGCAATTGGAGTTTTTCTCGTCCTATTTAATAATATAACCTTTAATGCTATTGGGGTTTCACTAACTCTGGCTTTAGGACTACTGGGCCAGTCGGTAGCTGCAATAATTATAGACAATTTTGGTTTAATAGGTATTAAGGCAACCCGCTTTGATAAAAGAAAAATCGTTGGTTTTGGAATAATCTTTGCCGGTATCGTCTTTATGATTATAGGGAGTTAG
- a CDS encoding HIT family protein: MSCIFCNLSESRVELENEYAIAIYDKYPVNEGHMLIIPRRHYASYFQATEAEIMALNRLLTEARDHLDTNYNPAGYNIGVNINEAAGQTIMHLHIHLIPRYHGDIEDPRGGIRKLKKELVPYKG, translated from the coding sequence ATTTCCTGTATATTCTGTAACCTGTCGGAAAGTAGAGTAGAGCTGGAAAATGAATATGCCATTGCTATCTATGATAAATACCCTGTTAATGAAGGCCATATGCTGATAATTCCCAGACGGCATTATGCCAGTTATTTTCAGGCAACTGAAGCTGAAATTATGGCCCTGAATAGACTATTAACAGAGGCCAGAGATCATCTTGATACGAATTATAATCCAGCTGGTTATAATATCGGAGTTAATATAAACGAGGCAGCCGGCCAGACTATAATGCATCTCCATATCCATCTGATTCCCCGTTATCATGGAGATATAGAAGATCCTCGAGGCGGGATCAGAAAGCTTAAAAAGGAGTTAGTGCCATATAAAGGCTAA